In the Microplitis mediator isolate UGA2020A chromosome 5, iyMicMedi2.1, whole genome shotgun sequence genome, ctgagtgtataTGAACACTGTTTAAATTGGAgcagatttatattttttaaattataaaataattccagctattaatattgatcctaATGTGTTTAAAATTATCTGGTATTTTTGCGaattataactataaaaaaaaaagttcactcgaatcaagaaaaatattcgtgattcaagaattatttttttaacgattcggaaaattaaaattttatttagtaaatatataattatctcGAAATTTGTatcttaaatcaaaattttttttctcaagtcaacatatttttttgcttaaattttaaatttttgttcgaTGGTGCAGTTTAAGTATTCCAATTTATCTTAATTAAtctgtataaatatttatttcttttttctaaatctttttaaaaactgaaatttcctagaaaataaataaattggaaAATTATCTGTTCATTAACttaaacatattttaaataaatttaaaattgatctaGTATTTCAAACGATAGTGTGTCTCACAATATTCACTTTTTTGTTCTCTCgtttatgttatatatatttttattaaatgtatgTTGTATATCATCTGGTTGTGATACGCAATAAAGTATGTTGTCCTCGTACGcgatgagataatatataattgtcaatttttcTCAAGGTCCTGTCATCAATTTTAGTTTGTTATAAcagatttaaatttgatacCCATATCATTTAATCcttaactctaataaatatgtatacattCTTCCGACAAAAATTATggtataaatatgtaattatatatgatcaggtctaataGTTTTTTCTCTGGCAAAACTTACAACAATTatctttataaaataactaaaatatttttaaaaccaatTAATTGCTAAGCGCAATCcaaatgaaaaagtatatttttataaatatatatcaattatttatttaaaataatgaaatacaaaaaaaagtgttggctaaaatttaaaaaatatatatttatatataataaaaaaacaattactcCGAAATTTCATCTTCATGTTCATCAAATAATTGGTCATCATAAGTTAGAGCATCTTGATACTCTTGGTACTCAGACACTAAATCTTTCATATTAGATTGCGCCTCTTCGAATTCCATTTCATCCATACCTTCACTAGTATACCAATATAAAAATGCTTTTCTTTTGAACATAACATTAAATTGTTCCGAAAGACGTTTAAATAATTCCATTATAGCCGTTGAATTTCCAATAAAAGTCGATGACATTTTTAATCCCGTAGGCGGAATATCACAGACTGCAGTTTTAACATTATTTGGTATCCATTCAACAAAATAAGcactatttttattctgtaTATTGTTCATTTGCTCTTCAACTTCTTTCATTGACATTCTACCTCGGAAAATAGCCGCGGctgttaaatatttaccgtGCCTTGGATTGCAAGCAGCCATAATGTTTTTGGCGTCGAACATTTGCAATGTTAATTCTGGAACTGAGTAAACTTTGTATTGTTGACTACCACGTGCTGTAAGAGGCGCGAAACCCggcataaaaaaatgtaatcgAGGGAAGGGAACCATATTGACAGCAAGTTTTCTTAAATCGGCATTCAATTGACCGGGAAATCTGAAACAAGTTGTTACCCCTGACATTGTTACTGATACGAGATGATTCAAATCAGCGTAACTGGGCGATGTGAGCTTCAATGTACGGAAACAAATGTCATAAAGTGCTTCGTTGTCAATACAATAAGACTGATCGGTATTTTCAATTAACTGATGAGTAGCCAGCGTTGCATTGTAAGGTTCGACGACAGTATCAGAAACTTTCGGCGACGGTACCACCGAAAATGTGGCCATCATTCTATCAGGATAGTGGTCACGTATTTTAGAAATAAGCAGCGTTCCCAAACCTGACCCGGTTCCACCCCCAAGTGAGTGAGTCATCTGGAAACCCTGCAGACAATCACAGGCTTCGGATTCTTTCCTCACTACTTCTAACACTGAGTCCACAACTTCTCCGCCTTCTGTGTAATGACCTTTAGCCCAATTGTTGCCTGCGCCTGACTGCCCAAACACGAAATTATCGGGACGGAAAATTTGTCCATACGGTCCCGAACGCACTGAATCCATAGTTCCAGGTTCCAAGTCCACGAGAATCGCTCGCGGAACATATTTACCACCGCTTGCTTTGTTGTAATAAACATCTATTCTTTCTAATTGTAAATCTGAGTCTCCGTGATATTCACCTGTCGCGTCAATACCGTGTTCAGTATTTATTACTTCCCAaaactgtaataaataaaattatatattatcagttatcattaattgaattcactaattaatttaatttaattatttacactgtaaaaaattaacggagAATAAACACGGAGTAAATccgatatttatttaatctctccggagtgaaattcactccgaaaaaaagtttaatttaatattgaaactacgggtcggagt is a window encoding:
- the LOC130668308 gene encoding tubulin beta chain-like gives rise to the protein MREIVHIQVGQCGNQIGSKFWEVINTEHGIDATGEYHGDSDLQLERIDVYYNKASGGKYVPRAILVDLEPGTMDSVRSGPYGQIFRPDNFVFGQSGAGNNWAKGHYTEGGEVVDSVLEVVRKESEACDCLQGFQMTHSLGGGTGSGLGTLLISKIRDHYPDRMMATFSVVPSPKVSDTVVEPYNATLATHQLIENTDQSYCIDNEALYDICFRTLKLTSPSYADLNHLVSVTMSGVTTCFRFPGQLNADLRKLAVNMVPFPRLHFFMPGFAPLTARGSQQYKVYSVPELTLQMFDAKNIMAACNPRHGKYLTAAAIFRGRMSMKEVEEQMNNIQNKNSAYFVEWIPNNVKTAVCDIPPTGLKMSSTFIGNSTAIMELFKRLSEQFNVMFKRKAFLYWYTSEGMDEMEFEEAQSNMKDLVSEYQEYQDALTYDDQLFDEHEDEISE